A single window of Culicoides brevitarsis isolate CSIRO-B50_1 chromosome 3, AGI_CSIRO_Cbre_v1, whole genome shotgun sequence DNA harbors:
- the LOC134833720 gene encoding nanos homolog 3-like, which produces MVFSQIPQWVLLGTSKEDFEKAKIDVLLNLSHLWVDPKPDTVQQPRQHSSSYERKSSKNKDIMCQFCKNNGRSARVYKSHDKKSCPVLNAYKCPTCGKNGHTVRYCPEKKIVTPEEAGMVN; this is translated from the exons ATGGTTTTCTCTCAAATTCCGCAATGGGTACTCTTGGGAACTTCCAAGGAGGACTTCGAAAAGGCTAAaattg atgtTCTTTTGAACTTGAGTCATCTTTGGGTTGATCCCAAACCTGACACAGTTCAGCAACCGAGGCAACATTCCTCTTCGTATGAGAGGAAATCCTCGAAGAATAAGGACATtatg tgTCAATTCTGCAAAAATAATGGACGCTCTGCGAGAGTCTACAAGTCTCATGACAAGAAAAGCTGCCCGGTTCTGAACGCCTACAAGTGCCCAACATGCGGTAAGAATGGACATACCGTTCGCTATTGTCCCGAGAAGAAAATCGTCACTCCTGAGGAGGCTGGTAtggttaattaa
- the LOC134833719 gene encoding protein chibby homolog 1 → MPLFSKKSEKISTLPQRKLRLSHVPFLNEEIDDFKKVSLNLGNKEFKFIEGSWIAVTKGTSSIDDVTKLKHKITHLEEENNLNKIKVEVLLDMLAENMSTVTTNSEKSKKIIKN, encoded by the coding sequence ATGCCacttttctccaaaaaatccgaaaaaatcTCAACGTTGCCGCAACGAAAGCTGCGTCTGTCACACGTTCCCTTCCTGAACGAAGAAATTGACGACTTCAAAAAGGTCTCCTTGAATTTGGGCAACAAGGAATTCAAATTCATCGAAGGCTCATGGATCGCCGTAACAAAAGGAACTTCGAGCATTGATGACGTAACGAAgctaaaacacaaaataacccATTTGGAGGAAGAAAACAACCTGAACAAGATTAAAGTCGAAGTTTTGTTGGACATGCTTGCGGAAAATATGTCAACTGTGACGACGAACagcgaaaaaagcaaaaaaataataaaaaattaa